A genome region from Hippopotamus amphibius kiboko isolate mHipAmp2 chromosome 1, mHipAmp2.hap2, whole genome shotgun sequence includes the following:
- the LOC130841767 gene encoding uncharacterized protein LOC130841767, producing the protein MGWYAHQQTGPAQDTKTQPTTELGPLRSARPRLQLPIITRARHKTSAHTSTRQKEQHLGIFRVTAHQVGPKALQLTVTQNACKKARPRPHPGNWPLWSRVEVKLRTLTIPWEVLRRLVEMPCSSIPSGPIHISQSFGDLLCADHRLHYSKSLEGSTCPREWRRRVKDLQNLQNPYTEKIMASANKSAYPGVRLMDNMQWRN; encoded by the exons ATGGGATGGTACGCCCACCAACAGACTGGGCCAGCCCAGGACACTAAG ACCCAGCCAACAACAGAACTTGGACCGTTAAGGAGCGCCAGGCCCAGGCTTCAGCTGCCCATAATAACAAGAGCCAGGCACAAGACCTCAGCCCACACGAGTaccaggcagaaggagcagcaCCTGGGG aTCTTCAGAGTTACTGCTCACCAAGTTGGGCCCAAGGCCCTCCAGCTCACTGTCACCCAGAATGCCTGCAAAAAGGCAaggcccaggccccacccagggAATTGGCCTCTATGGTCTAGAGTCGAGGTGAAGCTGAGGACTCTAACCATACCCTGGGAGGTTCTGAGAAGACTTGTCGAGATGCCCTGCTCCTCCATCCCCTCAGGACCCATCCACATCTCCCAGAGCTTTGGGGACCTTCTTTGTGCTG ACCACCGGCTGCATTATTCCAAGTCCCTGGAGGGTTCAACTTGTCCAAGAGAATGGCGACGGAGGGTGAAAGATCTTCAGAATCTTCAGAATCCTTACACAGAGAAGATAATGGCTTCTGCAAACAAAT ctgcatacccaggagtgagattaaTGGATAatatg caatggagaaactga